The Diaphorobacter ruginosibacter genome contains a region encoding:
- a CDS encoding MarR family winged helix-turn-helix transcriptional regulator, translating to MALSPRDTPAPAIADRPGREAGLSHDDHQAVRLWLRLLTCSTQIEQTIRSHLQAQFGTTLSRFDYLAQLSRFPEGLRMKTLSEYLMVTGGNVTGLTDQLVAEGWVERVADPNDRRSMIVRLTPQGVRQFDTMAAEHEKWLEQLFAPLGAAGARELYAQLGQLREVLDRATDQGSGA from the coding sequence ATGGCCCTATCCCCACGCGACACTCCCGCACCCGCCATCGCCGATCGCCCGGGCCGCGAGGCCGGCCTGTCGCATGACGACCACCAGGCCGTGCGCCTGTGGCTGCGGCTGCTCACCTGCAGCACGCAGATCGAGCAGACGATCCGCAGCCATCTGCAGGCGCAATTCGGCACCACGCTCTCGCGCTTCGACTACCTCGCTCAGCTCAGCAGGTTTCCCGAGGGCCTGCGCATGAAGACACTGTCGGAATACCTGATGGTGACCGGAGGCAATGTCACGGGCCTGACCGATCAGCTCGTCGCCGAAGGCTGGGTGGAGCGCGTGGCCGACCCGAATGACCGGCGCTCGATGATCGTGCGGCTCACCCCCCAGGGCGTGCGCCAGTTCGACACCATGGCCGCGGAGCACGAGAAGTGGCTGGAGCAGTTATTCGCGCCGCTGGGTGCGGCCGGTGCGCGCGAGCTCTATGCGCAGCTCGGCCAGTTGCGCGAGGTGCTCGACCGCGCCACGGACCAGGGCAGCGGCGCCTGA
- the tgt gene encoding tRNA guanosine(34) transglycosylase Tgt: MLQFELLKTDPTSHARRARLTLNHGVVQTPIFMPVGTYGTVKGVMPRSLEEMGAQIILGNTFHLWMRPGLDIMQSFGGLHGFEKWNKPILTDSGGFQVWSLGAMRKITEEGVHFQSPVNGDKLFMSPEVSMQIQTILNSDIVMQLDECTPYETNGHKTTEAEARKSMEMSRRWARRSKDEFERLENPNALFGIVQGGMFKNLREESLAALVEMDFPGYAVGGVSVGEPKDEMLDIMAHTPHLLPAHKPRYLMGVGTPEDLVQGVADGVDMFDCVMPTRNARNGTIFTRHGDLKIRNARHKTDHRPIDTTCTCHACAGTSGVSWDDGGREGFSRAYLHHLDRCGEMLGPMLTTIHNLHYYLNLMSEIRASLEAGTFSQFRAQFKTDRARGV, translated from the coding sequence ATGCTGCAGTTCGAACTCCTCAAAACCGACCCGACAAGCCACGCCCGCCGAGCCCGCCTCACACTCAACCACGGCGTCGTCCAGACCCCCATCTTCATGCCCGTGGGCACCTACGGCACCGTCAAGGGCGTCATGCCGCGCAGCCTCGAGGAGATGGGAGCCCAGATCATCCTCGGCAACACCTTCCACCTGTGGATGCGCCCCGGCCTGGACATCATGCAGAGCTTCGGCGGCCTGCACGGCTTCGAGAAGTGGAACAAGCCCATCCTCACCGACTCGGGCGGTTTCCAGGTCTGGAGCCTCGGCGCGATGCGCAAGATCACCGAGGAAGGCGTGCATTTCCAGAGCCCGGTGAACGGCGACAAGCTGTTCATGTCGCCCGAAGTGAGCATGCAGATCCAGACGATCCTGAACTCGGACATCGTCATGCAGCTCGACGAGTGCACGCCCTACGAGACCAACGGCCACAAGACCACCGAGGCCGAGGCGCGCAAGTCCATGGAGATGAGCCGCCGCTGGGCCAGGCGCTCCAAGGACGAATTCGAGCGCCTGGAAAATCCCAATGCGCTGTTCGGCATCGTGCAGGGCGGCATGTTCAAGAACCTGCGCGAGGAGTCGCTCGCGGCGCTGGTGGAGATGGACTTCCCCGGCTACGCCGTCGGCGGCGTCTCGGTCGGCGAGCCCAAGGACGAGATGCTGGACATCATGGCCCACACACCGCACCTGCTGCCGGCCCACAAGCCGCGCTACCTGATGGGCGTGGGCACGCCCGAGGACCTGGTGCAGGGCGTGGCCGACGGCGTGGACATGTTCGACTGCGTCATGCCCACGCGCAATGCGCGCAACGGCACGATCTTCACGCGCCATGGCGACCTGAAGATCCGCAACGCGCGCCACAAGACCGACCACCGGCCCATCGACACCACCTGCACCTGCCATGCCTGCGCCGGCACGAGCGGCGTGAGCTGGGATGACGGCGGCCGCGAAGGCTTCTCGCGGGCGTACCTGCACCATCTGGATCGCTGCGGCGAAATGCTCGGCCCGATGCTGACGACCATCCACAACCTTCACTACTACCTGAACCTGATGAGCGAGATCCGCGCCTCGCTCGAGGCCGGCACCTTCTCCCAGTTCCGGGCACAGTTCAAGACCGATCGTGCCCGTGGGGTGTGA
- a CDS encoding DUF2145 domain-containing protein yields MTTKTSKVSKASLLLALAATALAATGAAHAGRSCEQKPPNVQTVKQGMALAAQTAKVLDASGAKVVLLGRAGQDLGKYRLRYSHFGWAYKTPEGAWRVDHKLNECGTAVSHLYRQGLGEFFLDDLFRYEAVWMVPTPEVQERLLAVLGDRGKLTALHERSYSMVSYVWGTKYQQSNQWALETLAEAMEPGVRNREQAQAWLKFKGYEPSVLKVGALTRLGGRMTAANIAFDDHPNEKRFADRIETVTVDSVIEWMPRAQLAGPAQQIRMN; encoded by the coding sequence ATGACGACGAAGACATCGAAGGTATCGAAGGCATCCCTGCTGCTCGCCCTTGCGGCGACGGCCCTCGCCGCGACGGGCGCGGCCCATGCGGGCCGCTCCTGCGAGCAGAAGCCTCCCAACGTGCAGACCGTGAAGCAGGGCATGGCGCTGGCCGCGCAGACCGCCAAGGTGCTGGATGCGAGCGGCGCCAAGGTGGTGCTGCTGGGCCGCGCGGGGCAGGACCTGGGCAAGTACCGCCTGCGCTACTCGCACTTCGGCTGGGCCTACAAGACGCCCGAAGGAGCCTGGCGCGTCGACCACAAGCTCAACGAATGCGGCACGGCGGTGTCGCACCTGTACCGCCAGGGCCTGGGGGAATTCTTCCTGGACGATCTCTTCCGCTACGAGGCCGTCTGGATGGTGCCCACGCCCGAGGTGCAGGAGCGCCTGCTGGCGGTGCTTGGCGACCGCGGCAAGCTGACGGCGCTGCACGAGCGCTCCTACAGCATGGTCAGCTACGTGTGGGGAACCAAGTACCAGCAGTCCAACCAGTGGGCGCTGGAGACACTGGCCGAGGCCATGGAGCCCGGCGTGCGCAACCGCGAGCAGGCGCAGGCCTGGCTCAAGTTCAAGGGCTATGAGCCGTCGGTGCTGAAGGTCGGAGCGCTCACGCGCCTGGGCGGCCGCATGACGGCGGCCAACATCGCGTTCGACGATCACCCCAACGAGAAGCGCTTCGCCGACCGGATCGAGACGGTGACGGTGGACTCGGTGATCGAATGGATGCCGCGCGCGCAGCTGGCCGGGCCCGCGCAGCAGATCCGCATGAACTGA
- a CDS encoding helix-turn-helix domain-containing protein: MSTTADLITALKKELKAAQMTYADLAEQLGMAESSIKRMLAKGDMPLSRIDTICRALRIDFADLARRVAESQPLLKELTAEQERAVVADKKLLLMAICVLSQWTLEQITTTYRLTEAEGVKYLAQLDRIGIIELRPLNRYRLKLAKTFRWRPHGAVMDFFRENALLDYFSGSFDGPGEGMLLVHGSISRAVAPAFNERLQRIAQDFSQQHLADQKLPPRELEGYTLVLGMRSWEFAVFGQMRRTHASSGN, translated from the coding sequence ATGAGCACCACCGCCGATCTCATCACCGCTCTGAAAAAAGAGCTCAAGGCCGCCCAGATGACCTATGCCGACCTGGCGGAACAGCTGGGCATGGCCGAATCCAGCATCAAGCGCATGCTGGCCAAGGGGGACATGCCCCTGTCGCGCATCGATACGATATGCCGCGCGCTGCGCATCGACTTCGCCGACCTCGCGCGGCGCGTGGCCGAGAGCCAGCCGCTGCTCAAGGAGCTCACGGCCGAACAGGAGCGCGCGGTGGTGGCCGACAAGAAGCTGCTGCTGATGGCGATCTGCGTGCTCAGCCAATGGACACTGGAGCAGATCACCACCACCTACCGCCTCACCGAGGCCGAGGGCGTGAAGTACCTGGCGCAACTCGACCGCATCGGCATCATCGAGCTGCGGCCACTCAACCGCTACCGGCTCAAGCTGGCCAAGACGTTCCGCTGGCGACCGCATGGAGCGGTGATGGACTTCTTCCGCGAGAACGCGTTGCTCGACTATTTCTCGGGCAGCTTCGATGGTCCGGGCGAGGGCATGCTGCTTGTGCATGGCTCGATCAGCCGTGCCGTGGCACCGGCCTTCAACGAGCGCCTGCAACGCATCGCGCAGGACTTCTCGCAGCAGCACCTGGCCGACCAGAAACTGCCACCGCGCGAGCTGGAGGGCTACACGCTGGTGCTGGGCATGCGCAGTTGGGAGTTCGCCGTGTTCGGGCAGATGCGCCGGACCCACGCGTCTTCGGGCAACTGA
- a CDS encoding MFS transporter — MNPSQVEQDIAGAPAHEPHPNQFALLRQRRFAPFFWTQFAGAANDNLFKFAFTVMVTYQLSVQWLQPAMAGLVIGALFILPFLLFSATAGQITDKLEKTRIIRFVKDFEIVVMLIAAAGFVMGNAAILLACVFLMGLHSTLFGPVKFAYLPQALSERELTGGNGMVEMGTFVAILLGNVAGGLLVAMPEIGHTAVAVVCVALAVLGRVVAQWIPKAPATDPHLVVNWNPISETWRNLRLAHGNIVVFRSLLGISWMWFFGAVFLSQFPSFAKEVLHGNEQVASLLLVVFSVGIGVGSLLCEVLSRRQVEIGLVPLGAIGMSVFAIDLYFASRGLQAYASPLGAVEFLREPAHWRVMLDLLLLSLFAGLYSVPMYALIQLRSQPTHRARIIAANNILNALFMIASSVMAGALLAAQFTVPQIFLFTGIANAVVAFYIFMLVPEYLLRFYAWVLSRIIYRFKVRGDEHIPSQGAAILACNHVSFVDAVLLMAASPRPIYFIMDHRIFRVPVLGWIFRLAKAIPVASQKEDPATYEAAFEQAAKVLREGDLLAIFPEGGITRDGTLQEFKGGIMKIIERARADGVEAPVVPMALTNLWGSFFSRIEQGGAMVRPFRRGMLNRVGLNVGVPMKAETVQPALLRERVQALLEP, encoded by the coding sequence ATGAATCCATCGCAAGTTGAGCAGGACATTGCGGGCGCCCCCGCGCACGAGCCGCATCCCAATCAGTTCGCGCTGCTCAGGCAGCGGCGCTTTGCCCCGTTCTTCTGGACGCAGTTCGCGGGCGCGGCCAACGACAATCTCTTCAAGTTCGCCTTCACGGTGATGGTCACCTACCAGCTCAGCGTGCAATGGCTGCAGCCCGCGATGGCCGGCCTCGTGATCGGGGCGCTGTTCATCCTGCCGTTCCTGCTGTTCTCGGCAACGGCGGGACAGATCACCGACAAGCTGGAGAAGACCCGCATCATCCGCTTCGTGAAGGACTTCGAGATCGTGGTGATGCTCATCGCGGCCGCAGGCTTCGTCATGGGCAATGCGGCCATCCTGCTGGCCTGCGTGTTCCTGATGGGGCTCCATTCCACGCTGTTCGGGCCGGTGAAATTCGCGTACCTGCCGCAGGCGCTGAGCGAGCGCGAGCTCACCGGCGGCAACGGCATGGTGGAGATGGGAACCTTCGTCGCGATCCTGCTGGGCAACGTGGCGGGCGGCCTGCTGGTGGCAATGCCGGAGATCGGCCATACCGCCGTGGCGGTGGTGTGTGTGGCGCTCGCGGTGCTTGGACGCGTGGTGGCGCAATGGATTCCCAAGGCGCCCGCCACCGATCCCCACCTCGTGGTGAACTGGAATCCGATTTCGGAGACCTGGCGCAATCTCCGCCTTGCGCACGGCAACATCGTGGTGTTCCGCTCGCTGCTCGGCATCAGCTGGATGTGGTTCTTCGGCGCGGTGTTCCTGAGCCAGTTCCCGAGCTTCGCCAAGGAGGTGCTTCACGGCAACGAGCAGGTGGCCTCGCTGCTGCTCGTGGTGTTCTCGGTTGGCATCGGCGTGGGTTCGCTGCTGTGCGAGGTGCTCTCGCGCAGGCAGGTGGAGATCGGCCTGGTGCCGCTCGGCGCGATCGGCATGAGCGTGTTCGCGATCGATCTGTACTTTGCCTCGCGCGGGCTGCAGGCCTATGCGTCGCCACTGGGCGCCGTCGAGTTCCTGCGGGAGCCTGCCCACTGGCGCGTGATGCTCGACCTGCTGCTGCTCAGCCTGTTCGCGGGCCTGTACAGCGTGCCCATGTACGCGCTGATCCAGCTGCGCAGCCAGCCCACGCACCGCGCACGCATCATCGCCGCCAACAACATCCTGAACGCACTGTTCATGATCGCCAGTTCGGTGATGGCCGGAGCGCTGCTCGCGGCCCAATTCACGGTGCCGCAGATCTTCCTGTTCACCGGTATCGCGAATGCCGTCGTGGCGTTCTACATCTTCATGCTGGTGCCCGAGTACCTGCTGCGCTTCTATGCCTGGGTGCTCTCGCGCATCATCTACCGCTTCAAGGTGCGCGGCGACGAGCACATTCCGTCGCAGGGCGCGGCGATCCTGGCATGCAACCACGTGAGTTTCGTGGACGCCGTGCTGCTGATGGCCGCGAGCCCCCGTCCGATCTACTTCATCATGGACCACCGCATCTTCCGCGTGCCGGTGCTCGGCTGGATCTTCAGGCTGGCCAAGGCCATTCCCGTCGCCTCGCAGAAGGAGGACCCGGCCACCTACGAGGCCGCATTCGAGCAGGCTGCGAAAGTGCTGCGCGAGGGCGACCTGCTGGCCATCTTCCCCGAAGGCGGCATCACGCGCGATGGCACGCTGCAGGAGTTCAAGGGCGGCATCATGAAGATCATCGAGCGCGCACGGGCCGACGGCGTGGAGGCGCCCGTGGTGCCGATGGCGCTGACCAACCTGTGGGGATCGTTCTTCAGCCGCATCGAGCAGGGCGGAGCCATGGTGCGTCCGTTCCGCCGCGGCATGCTCAATCGCGTGGGTCTGAACGTGGGCGTGCCGATGAAGGCAGAGACCGTGCAGCCCGCGCTGCTGCGCGAGCGCGTGCAGGCACTGCTCGAACCATGA
- a CDS encoding universal stress protein, giving the protein MVRILVAVDGSELALDAVRHALTLVGEGLKAVLVLGHVQEEASFLELATQGADAIAEAAVEAGKHLTRPAERLVREASVPFETEIVLGSPASALCDLAESQGCDFIVMGARGLGAMRAAVMGSVSLAVVQHSTLPVLVVKHREASEADEMDEDAQDTQA; this is encoded by the coding sequence ATGGTACGAATTCTTGTGGCAGTGGATGGTTCGGAGTTGGCGCTGGACGCCGTGCGTCATGCCTTGACGCTCGTGGGCGAAGGGCTGAAGGCCGTGCTGGTGCTCGGCCACGTGCAGGAGGAGGCATCGTTTCTCGAGCTCGCCACACAGGGCGCCGATGCGATCGCGGAGGCCGCCGTCGAGGCCGGCAAGCACCTCACGCGGCCCGCGGAGCGCCTGGTGCGCGAGGCCAGCGTGCCGTTCGAGACCGAGATCGTGCTGGGGTCTCCCGCATCGGCACTGTGCGATCTGGCCGAGTCGCAGGGATGCGACTTCATCGTCATGGGAGCCCGCGGGCTCGGCGCCATGCGGGCCGCGGTGATGGGGTCGGTGTCGCTGGCGGTGGTGCAGCACAGCACCTTGCCCGTGCTGGTCGTCAAGCACCGCGAAGCATCGGAGGCCGACGAGATGGATGAGGACGCCCAGGACACGCAGGCCTGA
- a CDS encoding GGDEF domain-containing protein, with product MPDLHSKPPSAPLAQSEAYAAAALGIAVFIACVIGTLSRPVEFLASFWPANALMLGLLLRRPSLGYHRGTWLWGGGAFVSSSLLMGDGMAAAFLLSLANLAGVLAGWVFLKRLDRDTVMLRGTLSALYLLCGCIVSSLGEALLGGMATPYLFGGSMVKAIVMWFTGALICNMLMLPVVLSAPSFEAIRRARPGSWLGYRGLLHLLPLAALVTSEVAAVLLGGPGSLVFGVPALIWCALRYSLFSTALLCLAVGITKLYTASLGLIIYTPDHMLDAVSLRLGITLLSLGPLAVASFQAVRNELLDKLNYAARHDALTGVLGRNTFLEQCAHWLQRLASERRPAAVLMIDLDNFKSVNDTYGHAAGDELLRGFTRLVQQQLGPADLLGRMGGEEFAVLLPNVSHAEAREVAERLCEATRRELFTFSDDLQLHITASIGMVHQNAPPGHERIEQWLKEADYALYEAKGTGRNRVVTRAFAAA from the coding sequence ATGCCCGACCTCCATTCCAAGCCCCCCTCGGCACCGTTGGCGCAATCCGAGGCGTATGCTGCCGCGGCCCTGGGCATCGCGGTCTTCATCGCCTGCGTGATCGGCACGCTGAGCCGCCCGGTCGAATTCCTGGCCTCGTTCTGGCCGGCGAACGCCCTGATGCTGGGCCTGCTGCTGCGCCGCCCCAGCCTGGGATACCACCGCGGCACATGGCTGTGGGGCGGCGGGGCCTTCGTCTCGTCCTCGCTGCTGATGGGCGACGGCATGGCGGCCGCCTTCCTGCTGTCGCTGGCGAATCTGGCGGGCGTCCTGGCCGGCTGGGTCTTCCTCAAGCGCCTTGATCGCGACACGGTGATGCTGCGCGGCACGCTCTCCGCGCTGTACCTGCTGTGCGGCTGCATCGTGTCCTCCCTGGGCGAGGCGCTGCTCGGCGGCATGGCGACACCGTATCTCTTCGGCGGCTCCATGGTCAAGGCCATCGTGATGTGGTTCACCGGCGCACTGATCTGCAACATGCTGATGCTGCCCGTGGTGCTGAGCGCGCCATCATTCGAGGCCATCCGGCGTGCACGCCCGGGCTCCTGGCTCGGGTATCGCGGCCTGCTGCATCTTCTGCCGCTGGCTGCACTGGTCACCAGCGAGGTGGCGGCCGTGCTGCTGGGCGGCCCCGGCTCGCTCGTCTTCGGCGTTCCCGCGCTGATCTGGTGCGCGTTGCGCTACTCGCTGTTCTCCACGGCGCTGCTGTGCCTCGCCGTGGGCATCACCAAGCTGTACACCGCCTCGCTCGGCCTCATCATCTACACGCCCGACCACATGCTGGATGCCGTCTCGCTGCGCCTGGGCATCACGCTGCTGTCGCTGGGGCCCCTGGCGGTGGCCAGCTTCCAGGCCGTACGCAACGAGCTGCTGGACAAGCTGAACTATGCCGCACGCCACGACGCGCTCACCGGGGTGCTGGGCCGCAACACCTTCCTCGAGCAATGCGCCCACTGGCTCCAGCGCCTGGCGAGCGAGCGGCGGCCGGCCGCCGTGCTGATGATCGACCTGGACAACTTCAAGAGCGTCAACGACACCTACGGACATGCCGCCGGGGACGAACTGCTGCGCGGCTTCACCCGGCTCGTGCAGCAGCAGCTCGGGCCCGCCGACCTGCTGGGCCGCATGGGCGGCGAGGAATTCGCGGTGCTGCTGCCCAACGTCTCGCACGCCGAGGCCCGCGAGGTGGCCGAGCGCCTCTGCGAGGCCACGCGCCGCGAGCTCTTCACCTTCAGCGACGACCTGCAGCTGCACATCACGGCCAGCATCGGCATGGTGCACCAGAATGCGCCGCCCGGCCACGAGCGCATCGAGCAATGGCTCAAGGAGGCCGACTACGCCCTGTACGAGGCCAAGGGAACGGGTCGCAACCGCGTGGTGACCCGCGCCTTCGCCGCCGCCTGA
- a CDS encoding YiaA/YiaB family inner membrane protein, with protein sequence MASNSIIVQRDTRAWQIQVWVSFGIAAFLCATGLAYLPGQPLEQVFMVMGYVFCLSATFVLAKFVRDRESAQRRDAGDTPMWRLVVWGGFAIAMGLTGWGLLNMEINVTYKAYLGVSWLYLITTAFTLAKMLRDRQEADVAEARIQMRREATQTAAVQPE encoded by the coding sequence ATGGCTTCCAACTCCATCATCGTCCAGCGTGATACACGTGCATGGCAAATTCAGGTCTGGGTTTCGTTCGGCATTGCGGCTTTCCTCTGCGCCACCGGTCTCGCCTATCTGCCGGGCCAGCCGCTGGAGCAGGTGTTCATGGTGATGGGATATGTGTTCTGCCTTTCCGCCACCTTCGTTCTGGCGAAGTTCGTGCGGGACCGCGAAAGCGCGCAGCGCCGCGATGCAGGCGATACACCGATGTGGCGTCTCGTGGTGTGGGGCGGCTTCGCGATCGCCATGGGCCTGACGGGCTGGGGTCTGCTGAACATGGAGATCAACGTCACCTACAAGGCCTACCTTGGCGTGAGCTGGCTCTACCTGATCACCACCGCGTTCACGCTGGCCAAGATGCTGCGCGACCGCCAGGAAGCCGATGTGGCCGAGGCCCGTATCCAGATGCGCCGCGAGGCCACCCAGACGGCAGCGGTGCAGCCGGAATGA